The sequence below is a genomic window from Thermococcus sp..
GTTCCCAACTTCATACTGGCACCGCTCTTCTACTTCGTAGCCGAGGAGCCGAAACGCGGCGCCGGCGAGGAAGAGGTCAGGAAGCTAATCGAGATGGGCTACGAGTACACCTACAGGCTCAGCTGGGAGGCCGTTAGAAAATCCTTCAGAACCAAGACCAACCTCCTGATCTTCCTCCAGGGGCTGGCCGGAACCGTCCCATGGGGCGTCCTCATGTACTGGCTCGTCTCCTTCCTCATCGTCACGAGGGGAATGGAGAAGGACACCGCGACATTCGTCCTGCTGATACTCGGAATAGCGACGGTCATAGGGACACTCGTCGGAGGCTATGTGGGGGACTACTTCGAGAGAAAAACTCCCGGAGGCAGGGCGCTGATAACGGGGATGGCAGTCTTTCTTGGTATGATAGCGGCGATTGGGGTCATAGTTTACCCGCTCCCGCCCGAGCTCTCCCTTGAGGGCTGGCTCGCACTGACGGTATACTCGATACTCTTCCTCCAGCTCGTCAGCTTTGCCGGGCCTAACGTCACCGCCATAATCTCCCAGGTTAACCTCCCCGAGGACAGGGGGACGGTCTTCGGGGTGTTCAACATCATAGACAACGTCGGAAAGGCCCTCGGCCCGCTCTTCGGAGGCTTCCTAATCGAGACGCTGAGAAAAGCGGGCTACACCAACGCCCAGGCCTACGAGTACACCCTCATAATAGGCTCCCTCTTCTGGACTCTCTGCGCTGCCGTGTGGCTCTGGATAAGGCATCAGTATCCAAAGGACAGGGAAGAGGTCAGGGAGATTCTCAGGAAACGTGCCGAGGAGCTCCTCGGGGGTGGAGCTGAGTGAAGCCGATCCTCCTCGCCAAGGCCAAACTCAGGGGCGTTTCCCCGGAGGAGTTCCGGGAAGTGCTGAGGGAAACCCTGGGCTTCGACGTTGATAATCCCTTCGAAGGGGTCAGGAAAATCCTCTGCGTCCAGCCTCACCCCGATGACTGCGAGCTCGCCATCGGCGGGACTCTCGTCAAGCTCTCCCGGGCTGGGAAGGATATGACCTACCTGACCCTCACCGACGGCTCAGCCGGGAGCAGGGAGATTCCACCGGAACAGCTGAAGGAAATCAGAAGGAGGGAGCAGGAGAGGGCCGCTGAGCTGATAGGCGTTAAGAAGCTCCTCTGGCTCGACTACCCTGACACGAGGCTTCCCTACAGCGAGAAAGTCCGGGAGGAGATACTCGGAATAATACGCACCGAAAAACCCGACCTTGTCCTCGCCCCGGACCCGTGGCTGGCATACGACGTCCACCCCGACCACAGGAACGCTGGCCTTCTAGCCGGAGAGGCGGCCTTCTTCTCGGCCCTTCCGAGCGTTGGAGAAGGAAAACCGTGGGAGGTCAAGCTGCTTGGCTTCTACTACACGGACAACCCCAACCACGTGGAAGATATAAGCGACGTCCTCAGGCTCAAGCTTAAGGCCCTGAAGGCCCACGAGAGCCAGTTTAAACAAGATTGGAGCTCCTGGGAGGTCTTCGTGAAGAGCGTTGCCAGATTTTACGGCTCCTTGAAGGGCTTCAAGTACGGGGAGGGGTTAAGAATCCTCCCCACGGTTCTCTTCCACGCCAACCCGCTCGCGGGGGTGCTGTGAATGAGGATTGCTTTTATCGGTGCAGGGAGCATATTCACCCCCCTCGGCCTCTACACGATAGCCACGAGCGAGGTTCTGAAAAACGCCGAAGTTTATCTCGTCGAGATAGACGACGAGCGGAGAAAGTTCATAACCGCCCTGGCGGAGAAGATAAGGAGGACGTTCAAGGCCGGGTTTAAGGTCACTCCCCTGCGGAACGTCGAAGACCTGGAGGGATACGGCGTCGACTACGCGGTCATCTCCGTCGAGAAGGAGCGCTACCAGAGATGGAGGCTGGATTTCGAGATTCCCCATAAGTACGGCATAATGCAGGTTCTCGGCGAGAACGGGGGTTTAGGTGGATTGTCCCACACCCTGCGCGTCGTCCCGCTGGTTCTGGAGATAGCAAGGGTCATCGAGGACATCAACCGCGATACCCGGGTTTTCATATACTCCAACCCCGAACCGAGGGTGACCTACGCCGTGGTGAACTACACCAACCTTAAGAACGTCTACGGCCTGTGCACGGGCTACCTTGAGAGAAAGGAGATGCTCGCCCCCCTTCTGAAGGCCGACGAAAGGGAGATAAACTTCATCGCCGCCGGCCTGAACCACTTCACCTGGATAAAGGAACTCCGCGTTAACGGCGAGGACGCTTATCCAAAGCTTGATGAGGCTCTGAGAAGAAATCCCAACTTCGAGCCGCTCAGCAGGCTGCTCTACAGGACCTACGGCCTCTTCCCCTCGCCGGACGACAACCACATCGGCGAATACCTGAGCCTCGCCTGGCCTCTGGTTCCCGAGGAGAAGAAGGGGCTGAAGTGGATAGAGAGGACGAGGAAGGAAGGAGAAGACGTTAGGAGGCTGCTGAGGCTCTTCCTCAGGGGGTTAGTGCCTAAGTTCGCATTCAACCGCTTCGTCAAGTTCCCGGACGTTGCTATGAACGTCGTTGAGGGGCTTGAAGGGGTCGAGAAGCTCCAGGAGGCGATAAACGTCCCCAACAGGGGCTACACCGATCTGCCCGAGGGCGTCATCGTGGAAATCCCGGCCGAGGTCTCGCCGAAAGGAGTAAAGCCCCTCCGCGTCGACCTCCCGAAGGAGACGCTGGTTCCCCTCAGGGTTCAGGCGGAGATACAGAGGCTTTCAGCCGAGGCGGCCGCCGAGGGGAACATTGAGAAGGTAGCAAAAGCGGTTCTTCTCGATCCTGTGGTTCACGATGCAGAGGCTGGGCTGAAGGCGATGGCCGAGCTGATTGAGGCCCACATGGATATGTTGCCCCAGTTTACCGAGGGGGACGTGGAAACCCTGAGGGACTGGTTGAAGGCTTAAATCTCCTTCAACCCGTATCTCTCCAGCATCTCGTCGCTTATCTCCCCCTTCTTTGAGATTTCACCGTAGAGGTAGGCGCTCTCCCTTGGTCTCCGCTCGAAGGTCCCGTAGTCCACCTCGATGAGGCCGAAGCGCGGTCTAAAACCTTCAGCCCACTCGTAGTTGTCCAGCAGAGACCAGTAGAAGTACCCCCTGACGTCGATGCCCTCTTCCAATGCTCTGCCAACGTACTGGAGGTGCTTAACGATAAACTCCTTCCGCCATTCGTCGTCGAGCGTTGCTATGCCGTTCTCCGTCACGTAGAGAGGAAGACCATAGCCCGAGAAGGCCTTCAGCCCCTCGTAGATGCCCCTCGGATAGACGCTCCAGCCCATGTCCGTCTTTCTTCCCAGGTTGGCGTCCTCGACGGCGAACCTTTTGAGGGGGTTTCTGAGGGCTTTGACCTTCATAATGTTGTAGTAGTTCATCCCGAGCCAGTCCAGGCCGCTCGCCGGGACGTCGAAGGTTCTCATGAACCCCTTGAACTTCCCCGTCAGGATTCCGTCCAGCATGGAGCGGTTGAAGGTGTAGTCTATCTCTTCCGTTGCCTTCATGTCCCTCTCGGAGTCGCTCGCCGGAACGAAGTGCGGGCGGTTCTTGACTATTCCAACCTTGAACTTCCCGCGGAGAACTTTATAGGCCATGGCGTGGGCCTTGATGATGTTCACCGCGACCCTCTCGGCCTTCAGCGGGTTCTTCCTGAAGGGCGGCCACATGCCCTCGACGTAGGAAGCAACAACGTAGACCATCGGCTCGTTGAAGGTCGCCACCAGCTCAACGCCCTCGATGTTGTCAGCTATCAGCTCAACGTAGCTCCTCCAGTGTTCCAGGTTCTCCTCCCTCTCGAAGCCGCCTTTGAGGGCGAACCACGTCGGGAGCGTGAAGTGGTGGAGCGTGAGCATCGGGACAATCCCTTTCTCGTTGAGGAGGTCGATTATCCCCTGGTAGCGCATCAGCGCCTCCTCGTTCGGCTTTCCCTCCTCCGGAAAGAGCCTGCCCCACTCGATTGAAAAGCGGTAGGCTCTGTAGCCCAGCTCGGCCATCAGGTCGATGTCCCTCTCGTACAGCTCCCACGAGTTGCAGGCCTTGCCGGCGTGAGGGAGCTTTCCATTCTCAGCCCAGTACCACCAGTCGCTCCACCTGTTGTCGCCCTCTATCTGGTAGGAAGAGGTCGCCGTCCCGAAGAGGAAACCGTCCGGAAACCTGATCATCTCACTCCCCTACCCAGATCTGTCCAGGCATATTAATAAGTTTCCGATGCATATATCGAATAAAGTTAATATGACACACGACAAAGAGCAATGTGAACAGATTTTCGTTTTTATTTAAGAAACGTTGGAAGTGGCAAACGTGAAAAAAGGTTTGTTGCTGGTGGTCATTCTGACCATCTCGGTAGTGGCGGCGCCCTTTGGAGAAGCCAGGTTTGACCCACCCGGCCCGCCGGCGATAATGGTGAGCGTGTGGCTCGTTGGTATAGCCACCACGAAGGACTACGACGACGGGCTGAACGGATACGCCGACTTGAGGGTGAAGTACAAGGTTGAGGGACACGAAACCAGCACTGGGGAGGTGACGCTGTACTACGACTGGGACGCCCTTAAGGGCAGGATGGGCTATTTGCAGCCCAAAAAGCTGCTGTACAGCCAGAGAGAATGCTCGCCCATGGACAGCATTGTGCTCTACGCCCACGTTAACGAGGTCAGCACTTTCTCGAACAGGTGGATGATGACGATGTCGAAAACCATCTCGAAGCCGGGCAGATACGTGCTATCCGGGAAGGACGTGGAGGTCGAGATAGAGGTCACCATAACCAAACTCTCGCTGGAAGCGGACAAATGTTCCGTCTTCTACGACCAGCCCCCAAGCTATGCGAGCAGCCTCGTTTCGAGCTCCGGGGGTTACATCTACGACTGGCAGCTTGCCCACATGATAAAAACGTGGATAGTGCCCAAGGGATACGCAAACATGGTCTTCGTGTTCAACCAGTGCTTTGGCGGGGGAATGATAGACGACCTCAAAGAAAAGCTGAGGGGGACGGGGGACGCGGCATTCCTAAGCGCCTCCAAGCACGATGAGCCCGCATTGGGTCTGGCCGATGGATATAGACCCTCCCGCCGGTCCAGAATAACTAGAGGGGGCTTCCAAAAACCGGAAGGATTCTATCCAAAGGAAGTGGGGGAGGAGATTGAAAAGACAGGAAGGGATGCCCCAACGATGAAGGAAATCGCCAGAAGGGCCGAAATGGAAGACCTGTCCGGTCCCTATGGACTCTGGGAGAAGAACATCGAGCATCCACAGTACACCTCCATTGGAAAGGGAGATAACATAAGGATAGGAAAGAAATCCGACGGCTCTGACGTGGCGAGCAGGCATGCCATCCTCTTTGCAGGGGATGCTGATAAGAAAAGACACTGGAACAACCTCCAGAGGATGTACGACGCCCTCAAGAAGCAGGGCTTCACCGATGGGGACATCATAGTGCTCGCGGGCAATGGAAGAACGACTCCATGGGGCTCCAATGTCCCAAGCTACGTTGACGGCCCCGGAACCAAAGAGGCCCTCTACGAGGCGATTGTAAACGTCAGCAGGAAAATGAACAAAGACGAGCAGCTCGTGTTCTGGGCATCCGACCACGGGAACAGGGAGAGGATAGAGCTCTCCGTTCTCAAGGAGATTCTCGACCCCGTAAAAATGCCAGTTCCGCCTAAAAAGACGGCCAGACGGCCGGAGCAGGTCTCATGGGACCTTGACGAGGAGTTCCTGAAGATCCTCAGGATGTCCCCGGACAACCAGCCCTACGTTAGCATACTCGTTGAGGCAACCCCCGAAGTGATGGAGTACGGTGACAGGTTCTTTGGAAACGTGGGGCTGTACCTCAACGGAGTCCCAGCCGAACTCGCGCTTGTTGAGCCGATAACGGCCTACGACGAAGACCCTGACCTCGATGCCTTCGAGCTCGTCTACTACGTGGACGAGGAGCTCCTCTCCCGGGAGAACCTCATCGAGGTCTCGTGGCTCGGCGAACCCGGAGGGTTCATCAAGTACTCCATAACGGGACTCATCATAAGCACCGGAGGGGTAAACGAACTTGAATACTCCGGAGAGGGGAACATTCCACGCCACGAGCCCACACTCTTCGAGCGCCTCAGTGACTATGTGGACGTTTACAACGAAAATCTGGAGAAAATGCCCGGATTCGTCAGAATGCTTGGAGGCAACGAGAGGATTGCACTTGAGATCGCCCTGGAGAACGGCAGCGTTCTGAACATCGGTGTGGTCACATCCGAGGGCAGGATAACAGAGTTCTCAAAGGGTGAGCTCGAAGACCCGACGCTGAGGGTGTGGACCGACGAGGCCACCGTTAACTCAATCATCACATCGGACGACCCCGCGGGGAGTGCGTTCTATGCCCTCAAGCGCGGGCACATCAGGTACTCTGGCGTTGGGACGATAAAGAAGCTCAGGATTGCCGGGGTAAAGGTGGTCATGAGAATCTACCGCATCGCCGAGGTTATAGGGGATATCGTGGGGTGAGGCTACAGTTCAAGCCCCGCCCCCTCGTTGACCTTTTTCCAGGCCCTGCCGAAGAGGAAGGGAAGCCTTCCGGGTTTAAGGATGGCCTCCCACCTTTCGAGGAGGATTTTCTCTTCCCTGAAGGCCCACTCCGTCAGTATCCTTAGATCCTCGGGCGTCTTCTCTATCTCCCCCGCCTTCTCGATTATCTCCGCCTGCAGTCTGTCCCTCTCGCGGGCGAAGTCGGCTATGTAGGCCCTGTAATTGGTCAAGAACTTCCTGTGGAAGGCCTCGAAGCGCCACCAGTAGGTTTCCGGGTCGTACCTATCGGTCGGCTCCTTTCCAAGGTCTGGAAGACCCCCGGCAAAGGTCACCGGCTTGAATACGCTGAGGCACGGGTTCGAGGTGCCGGTGAACCAGTGAAGTCCCTTCCCGAGTTCTGATATCTGCGAGGAAGCCGTCTGGGACGGCCTCGTTAAGCCGCCGTAGTGCATGCATATGTCCCTCATCGAACCCTTCTCCGGGCTGTAGGGCTCGAAAGAGTGGGAGCGAAGGAGGGACATCATGTACTCGAGCGTTATCTCGCTCTCCTTCTCCTGTAGTTTCCTCAGCGTGAAGGCCCTCCTCTCCCTCCCGTGGGCGAAGTGGGTGTAAAACCTGTCCGAGAAGTGCCTCGCGAAGTTGAAAGAACCCCTTCTTGCGAGGGCCTCTACGCCTTCCGATGCCATATCCCAGTCGCTCTCTATTGTGAGCGCGTTGGAGATGGAATAAACGCCTTCGATCCTCTTTGCAACCCATTCCTTCCCGACGGTTTCGAGAACCCACGCCTCCTTTGGGTCGGCTATTATGAAGGAGCTGAAGTAGTAGAGTTTGTGGTTTTTGCTCCCGTTCCCGCCCTGAAGGCCATGCTCAACAAGGCCAGTTATGAACTCAAGCGCCTCTTTCGCGCTCTTTGTCCTCTCCAGTGCGAGGCGTATCATGTCCATGCCGGTTATTCCTTTCTCGGGCACCTTCACCTTGGTAAAGACGGCCGTGTTCCCTATCGCGAGTTCAAACTCGTTGACGCCCATCTCGGCCCCCCACATCCACCAGGGGCGGGAGAGGATTACCGCGTAGGTCTCCTTCACCTGCGGGAACTCGACGTAAGTGAGTTTTACCTTCTCCTCATCGTGCTTCCTCCTGGGGATTAGCTCCAAAACCTGGGCCTCGTTCGGCTCGCGGTCGCTGTTCTTGGCAAAGAGAGTTACACCTTCCTTTGTGGCCTCGGGGGCGGCCACGAGTATATCGCACATGGTTCCACCCTTCAAAGATTGGAAGAAGTTTTATAAGAGGCTTTCCTCGGGGGTGCAATGAGGCGAAAGCTGTGTGCCCGGGGGACAGCAGGAGAACCGGCAGTGAATGAACGCAAAGCGAGGGAACACCTCTCAATACCCCCCATACCTCCGGCTAGCTATCCGGGGCACGTTCGTTCGAATTCCCCACAGCACCCAATAAGTGGAGAGTTCAGAGATTGTCAGGCGAACTTCCTATGACAACTCTGCCCTCGTGTATCTCAAACTCACAGAACCCGGAGCTTCCATTCGGGGACTTCTTCACGCGCATTACCAGGCTTACCTTGAATCCCTTAACGGTCTCGGTGATGTCAATGATATGGGTGGAGAGGTTTTCAAACACCGCCAGATCCCTCTCGCTTACGTTGCGCTTGTCGATGGTGGTAACAAAGATGAGGTTCTTGTTTTGGACGGTGCTGACGATGTCCTCCATGAACCTGTAAACCGCTTCCGGGAGACGGAAGAGTAGAAGGTTATCTAACCTGATCCCCACAATCAACGAGCCGCCAGGCAGCTTTCGAATCGTATGCAGGATCTCATAGAGCCGTTCGGCATGAACGTTTTCACCCATAACAAGGAGATCCACTCCTTCTGTGGGGATTATCCTCCTCTCAGAGGCGCCTTTTGGAAGGACGACCGCCACGGCTAACTTCTCCTTGTTGTCCCGAATGAGCTTGGAAAGTATCTCCACCCCAAGACTGCCCACTGTCTCAATTAGCAGGACGTCACCTTCCCTAACCTCACCGAGAACACTATCCAGCTTCTCAATCCCAAGCCTCATACGATCACCTAGCGTACAGACTCTCAGAAGAATAAACCTCAATGCCCCTGTCTGTGAACTGGTAGGGCCTCACATCTTCATCAAAGGGGCTTCCCCTCAACTTCAAAATCTGTATCCCTTTGACCATCCTACCCTTCACACCGTACCTTCTGAGCTCTATCACCCCGCTGGTGAGGTATTCCTCGACCTCAAGGTCTCTCCCCAGAATGCTCGATGTTATGAGCACCGTCACATCGTACCTCGTGAATACCTTCAGGAACTCTAAGAATGCCCGTCTGTACTCGAGCTCGTTTTTTGTCGTCAGCTTCAGCATAGTTATGGGATCAACGGCAACTCTCCGAATTTTGTGTTCCTTTATCTGTTCCTCCACTGCCCTCGAGAACTTTTCAAAGTTCTCCGCGAACTCGTTGTAATATATGCCCTCAAATATGTGGGTTTTCTTACCGACGGGGGTTGCGTCGATGCCATGGAAAAGAGGGTTATCCAGGTCAAACCCAAACTTTGCCATGTCACTCTTAACCATGTCTAGAGATTCCTCCAGGGTTATGTAGAGCACGTCTTCCCCGTTCCTTACGCCTGCCATGAGGAACTGGATCGACATCGTGGTCTTTCCGAGTCCCGGTTCTCCCTTTACCAGGTACGCCCTCCCGGGAATCAACCCGCCGTTCAACATCTTATCAAGCCCGGCTATTCCGGTGGATATCCTCATTGAAGACACCTCAGACCTTACATCATGACTTAGGATTTTACATCCTATAAGATTTTCTCTAGTAAAAATCGAAGAAAATACGGAAAATAGCCACATCAGGTAAAGATGTTGAGCAACACCCATATCGGCCTGTGGTCGGAAACTTCCACGTCGCAGAGGCAGCCGTAGTCCTTCACCTCCGCCGGCCAGCCTTTCCTGAGCAGGATGTAGTCTATGTTCTCCTCGTCCCTGACGCCGTTGCGCTCCCAGAGGAACGTGTAGGGCGGTCTTTCCTCGAACGCATCGCGGTAGTCGCGCGTGAGTATCTCTATTGCCTTCTCGTAAGGCTCGGCGTTGGTGTCGCCTGCTATGATCTGGGCCGCCGGTGAGGCCTCGGCGAACTTTAGAAGCTCTTCCGCCTGCATCGCGCGCTCCTCCTCGCTCAGCCCCATGTGGACGTTGACGAGGGTAATTCCAAGCTCCTCTATTGAGACCTTCTGGGCCGGCCTCGCCTGGCCGACGCTCTCAAGGTTGAGCTCGCCCTCCGTCTTCATGTGCCAGTGGGAGAAGACCGCTATGCCATAGGTGCCCTCAGCCGCCGGTTTGTACTCGTAGGCGTAGCCGAGGTGAGCTGAGATGAGAAGCGGCACGTCCTGGTAGCCGTTGGCGATCATCCCACCGACGACCTCCTGAGCCGCCCAGATGTCCGGTTTCTGCTCTCCCAGGAGGTCGAGGAGCTCGTAGCCGTTGAAAGTCCCGTCGTAGGGCCCGAAGCCCTGGTGGACGTTATATGTCCAGATGAGGACTTCATCCTTTGCCGGCTCGTAGGTCGGCCCCGCGTTGAAGAGCGCCAGCACTATAACGGCCGCCACCGCGAGGCCGGCCAGTGCCCCGGCGATCTCCTTTGCGCTTGGGAGTTTAACATCAACGCCCTCTCTGTAGGCGCTCAGGGCGTATATCACCGCCGCCGCGAGGATCAGCACCTCAAGCCTGTCCTCCATGAAGGCCAAACCTATGTCCCTTCCCACGTAGGCGCCTATGGCGAGCGTGGCCGTCAGGAAGAGATAAAATGCCCCGATGAGGCCTCCCCTGCTGCCCTTCGCGCTTTCTACGAGGGCGATGGTCGAGGCGAGGGCCAGGGGCAGGCCGACCAGTCCAGCCGGCTTAACGAAGAGCGTCGCCGAGCCAATAATCAGCAGGACACTGGTCAATCCGGGCTTCTTCGAGAGGTACGGGCCGAGCAGAATCGCAAGAGCCACCACGAAGGAGAAGCCGATGAACTGGGGGAGGTAGTAGACGTTAAAGCCAGAGTAGCGCATGATGGCGTTCGGGTAGATCAGACCCAGTTCGAGAAGTGCCGCGAAGGCATAGAGGCCGAAGCCAGGCTTCTTCAGCGTTCCCGGCTCT
It includes:
- a CDS encoding MFS transporter; this encodes VPNFILAPLFYFVAEEPKRGAGEEEVRKLIEMGYEYTYRLSWEAVRKSFRTKTNLLIFLQGLAGTVPWGVLMYWLVSFLIVTRGMEKDTATFVLLILGIATVIGTLVGGYVGDYFERKTPGGRALITGMAVFLGMIAAIGVIVYPLPPELSLEGWLALTVYSILFLQLVSFAGPNVTAIISQVNLPEDRGTVFGVFNIIDNVGKALGPLFGGFLIETLRKAGYTNAQAYEYTLIIGSLFWTLCAAVWLWIRHQYPKDREEVREILRKRAEELLGGGAE
- a CDS encoding PIG-L deacetylase family protein translates to MKPILLAKAKLRGVSPEEFREVLRETLGFDVDNPFEGVRKILCVQPHPDDCELAIGGTLVKLSRAGKDMTYLTLTDGSAGSREIPPEQLKEIRRREQERAAELIGVKKLLWLDYPDTRLPYSEKVREEILGIIRTEKPDLVLAPDPWLAYDVHPDHRNAGLLAGEAAFFSALPSVGEGKPWEVKLLGFYYTDNPNHVEDISDVLRLKLKALKAHESQFKQDWSSWEVFVKSVARFYGSLKGFKYGEGLRILPTVLFHANPLAGVL
- a CDS encoding glycoside hydrolase family 1 protein — its product is MIRFPDGFLFGTATSSYQIEGDNRWSDWWYWAENGKLPHAGKACNSWELYERDIDLMAELGYRAYRFSIEWGRLFPEEGKPNEEALMRYQGIIDLLNEKGIVPMLTLHHFTLPTWFALKGGFEREENLEHWRSYVELIADNIEGVELVATFNEPMVYVVASYVEGMWPPFRKNPLKAERVAVNIIKAHAMAYKVLRGKFKVGIVKNRPHFVPASDSERDMKATEEIDYTFNRSMLDGILTGKFKGFMRTFDVPASGLDWLGMNYYNIMKVKALRNPLKRFAVEDANLGRKTDMGWSVYPRGIYEGLKAFSGYGLPLYVTENGIATLDDEWRKEFIVKHLQYVGRALEEGIDVRGYFYWSLLDNYEWAEGFRPRFGLIEVDYGTFERRPRESAYLYGEISKKGEISDEMLERYGLKEI
- a CDS encoding C69 family dipeptidase; this translates as MCDILVAAPEATKEGVTLFAKNSDREPNEAQVLELIPRRKHDEEKVKLTYVEFPQVKETYAVILSRPWWMWGAEMGVNEFELAIGNTAVFTKVKVPEKGITGMDMIRLALERTKSAKEALEFITGLVEHGLQGGNGSKNHKLYYFSSFIIADPKEAWVLETVGKEWVAKRIEGVYSISNALTIESDWDMASEGVEALARRGSFNFARHFSDRFYTHFAHGRERRAFTLRKLQEKESEITLEYMMSLLRSHSFEPYSPEKGSMRDICMHYGGLTRPSQTASSQISELGKGLHWFTGTSNPCLSVFKPVTFAGGLPDLGKEPTDRYDPETYWWRFEAFHRKFLTNYRAYIADFARERDRLQAEIIEKAGEIEKTPEDLRILTEWAFREEKILLERWEAILKPGRLPFLFGRAWKKVNEGAGLEL
- a CDS encoding ATPase domain-containing protein — its product is MRISTGIAGLDKMLNGGLIPGRAYLVKGEPGLGKTTMSIQFLMAGVRNGEDVLYITLEESLDMVKSDMAKFGFDLDNPLFHGIDATPVGKKTHIFEGIYYNEFAENFEKFSRAVEEQIKEHKIRRVAVDPITMLKLTTKNELEYRRAFLEFLKVFTRYDVTVLITSSILGRDLEVEEYLTSGVIELRRYGVKGRMVKGIQILKLRGSPFDEDVRPYQFTDRGIEVYSSESLYAR
- a CDS encoding endonuclease/exonuclease/phosphatase family protein, whose translation is GLGTGVLLASSLRIFVAGAYSSLEKTFFYGMNFPSGLGILLLLLAAFLVGRMSRKAGALIMAAYAVAVLITDATEYTHLLAAFALPVALSLVKELDVKYLTMGLVADLGLRVLAVGGEPIDFPYTRVILVLLLFLGSYALWKEPGTLKKPGFGLYAFAALLELGLIYPNAIMRYSGFNVYYLPQFIGFSFVVALAILLGPYLSKKPGLTSVLLIIGSATLFVKPAGLVGLPLALASTIALVESAKGSRGGLIGAFYLFLTATLAIGAYVGRDIGLAFMEDRLEVLILAAAVIYALSAYREGVDVKLPSAKEIAGALAGLAVAAVIVLALFNAGPTYEPAKDEVLIWTYNVHQGFGPYDGTFNGYELLDLLGEQKPDIWAAQEVVGGMIANGYQDVPLLISAHLGYAYEYKPAAEGTYGIAVFSHWHMKTEGELNLESVGQARPAQKVSIEELGITLVNVHMGLSEEERAMQAEELLKFAEASPAAQIIAGDTNAEPYEKAIEILTRDYRDAFEERPPYTFLWERNGVRDEENIDYILLRKGWPAEVKDYGCLCDVEVSDHRPIWVLLNIFT